Proteins from one Telopea speciosissima isolate NSW1024214 ecotype Mountain lineage chromosome 1, Tspe_v1, whole genome shotgun sequence genomic window:
- the LOC122648827 gene encoding uncharacterized protein LOC122648827 isoform X19 — protein MSSGSTNEASSEILDLNSEAVPLVEEEVSVVRVAESTVAITLSVDENLVEQALDTQSPAQGTNPEGETAEAGVSGEGRNLLETFAQGSDVCDGSTGAHGVRGSSEEEESADVCLIKESSERVTKKSVDAGGDGKFGGQPDVALTLKLGASDTEGLTDRVEVTEAESSMTITELTFEEIHVASGERAVELENSEVLNSKGDVPEPMDLDEKPYFPEKNQGVEVEGVGGGTEANDVRDTDPSVSLSSPSNCVHNTTLNIGNSDVNPSQDGIQELVAQIAKTPSDQVIRDQSMDLHLTEANADEGAAVTVDTNLATEAIDESKDAVLDKNQEADVQIAGACGYHQGDQRMGSPSPELGASPLVDNQSMGFDVEAIAVGGCNKLDENLTQSQSQSQPIASDSDAVNSVVDLGSCHSTDFEKKVVEEVLNEDERMEVKEIEADATHPGADENLKTVREVLKEDGGIAAKEMGDDVSNPGTDGNQKTVDEVFEEEEGSRVKEMLDDVNCRDRDGDQNTADEVFKDDEGTGVKEIADDVTHLDKDVDKMTADKVDWEAEGTKVREVGDGVTCLGTDGNLKAVDEIFRKDEGTEVKDGNQMILDDALREGEETEAKEIGTDVTHPSSDGDQRNVGEVVKEDEGPRVKEREDDAKCSVSDCLDENLTKNVSRVDSHVNQMLETSEQVTTTLNPGTASVNDNRVFYGLPTEEGDFSVSDLVWGKVKSHPWWPGQIFDPSDASEQAMKYRKKDSLLVAYFGDRTFAWNEASLLKPFRANFSQMEKQTNLESFRKAVDCALDEIARRVELGLACSCTFEEVYAKTGSQMIENPGIREESSRRKGMDESISVSSFEPEMLVEYIRELALFPYGGVDRLELVIAQVQLLAVHRSRGYSCLPTFQLCGSLVENEADSLILAESKHSKAIVDDSAAISENKDQVLSGKVKFKSRDGSFRKRKHTSEDGGHPIKKERSLSELMAGKKVFSSDDGNESVDGKPVSSLLGKKRKAGDSIPDDSVIQNRKRSISLSGAADADSAQPKRSFKVGESICRVASQLTGSSPILKCSGERLRKVAVKVDQNRESSTWDGDAASPRTPEQRRKIVLPTEHSSPEEMLSQLCLAARDPIKGYSFLTTIISFFSEFRNFVCLDHASSWKHKMSSEKVGGKKKKPPNSNMDSTESYSFEDMQDSYWTDRIVQIGPEEQPLDKSQKKRGRPRKKIFMLTNGADDSHQCSPALDIEQQNPYHNAEQPVEISVGSLDANSKDPNSPAALILSFPESDADSIPSEKNLNIIFRHFGPLKESETEVLKTTNCARVVFKRHTDAEVALSSAGKFSIFGPVHVSYRLMYWPPTSAKAPSFAATQLIEYVAPQGIEDVESQGIEDMAPQLIVDVAPQGIEDMAPQSIEDMAPEGIEDMDMAPLLIEDVAPQGIEDMVPAGGNEDMAPQGIEDMAPVRGSTS, from the exons ATGTCGTCTGGCTCCACGAACGAGGCCTCCTCCGAGATCCTCGACTTGAATTCCGAAGCCGTTCCACTCGTCGAGGAGGAAGTTTCTGTGGTAAGGGTTGCAGAATCCACAGTTGCTATCACACTGTCTGTAGATGAAAACCTAGTGGAGCAGGCCTTGGACACTCAGAGCCCTGCTCAGGGTACTAATCCCGAAGGTGAAACAGCCGAGGCTGGGGTATCTGGTGAAGGACGGAATTTGCTTGAAACATTTGCCCAAGGTTCTGATGTTTGTGACGGCAGCACTGGTGCTCATGGGGTCCGTGGAAgttctgaagaagaagaatctgctGATGTTTGTTTGATCAAAGAGAGTTCAGAAAGAGTGACCAAGAAATCTGTAGATGCGGGTGGTGATGGGAAATTTGGAGGTCAACCTGACGTGGCGCTAACGCTGAAACTTGGTGCTTCTGATACCGAAGGACTGACAGACAGGGTTGAAGTTACCGAAGCTGAAAGTTCTATGACGATCACCGAGTTGACTTTCGAGGAAATCCACGTTGCTTCTGGGGAGAGAGCTGTTGAATTGGAAAATTCGGAGGTTTTAAATTCCAAAGGAGATGTACCGGAGCCGATGGATTTGGATGAGAAGCCATATTTTCCGGAGAAAAATCAAGGCGTGGAGGTCGAGGGGGTGGGAGGAGGCACTGAAGCTAATGATGTCAGAGATACGGATCCTTCTGTAAGTCTTAGTTCTCCTTCAAATTGCGTTCATAATACCACTTTAAACATAGGTAATAGTGACGTGAATCCTTCTCAAGATGGGATACAAGAGCTAGTTGCCCAGATAGCTAAAACACCTTCTGATCAGGTAATTAGGGATCAGAGCATGGATTTACACCTCACCGAGGCAAATGCAGACGAGGGGGCTGCTGTTACAGTAGATACAAACCTGGCTACCGAGGCCATTGATGAATCCAAAGATGCAGTGCTGGACAAGAATCAGGAGGCAGATGTTCAAATTGCAGGCGCTTGTGGTTATCATCAAGGGGACCAAAGGATGGGCTCGCCTTCTCCTGAGCTTGGTGCTTCTCCGTTagtggataaccaatccatgggCTTTGACGTTGAAGCCATTGCAGTAGGTGGGTGCAATAAGCTGGATGAGAATCTAactcaatctcaatctcaatctcagcCTATTGCCAGTGATTCTGATGCGGTTAATTCAGTTGTAGATTTGGGTAGCTGTCATAGCACAGATTTTGAAAAGAAGGTTGTAGAGGAGGTTTTGAATGAAGATGAACGAATGGAGGTAAAAGAGATTGAGGCTGATGCTACTCATCCTGGTGCTGATGAAAACCTGAAGACTGTACGTGAG GTTTTGAAGGAAGATGGAGGGATTGCTGCTAAAGAGATGGGAGACGATGTTAGTAATCCTGGGACAGATGGAAACCAGAAGACTGTTGATGAGGTTtttgaggaggaggaaggaagtaGGGTTAAAGAGATGCTAGATGATGTTAACTGTCGGGACAGAGATGGAGACCAGAATACTGCTGATGAAGTTTTCAAAGACGATGAAGGAACTGGGGTTAAAGAGATCGCAGACGATGTCACACATCTGGACAAAGACGTAGACAAGATGACTGCTGATAAGGTTGACTGGGAAGCTGAAGGAACTAAGGTTAGAGAGGTGGGGGATGGTGTTACCTGTCTGGGCACAGATGGAAACCTGAAGGCTGTTGATGAGATTTTCCGGAAAGATGAAGGGACAGAGGTTAAGGATGGGAACCAGATGATCCTCGATGATGCTTTGAGGGAGGGTGAAGAAACTGAGGCTAAAGAGATCGGTACTGATGTCACTCATCCAAGCAGTGATGGAGACCAGAGGAATGTAGGAGAGGTTGTGAAGGAAGATGAAGGACCCAGggttaaagagagagaagatgatgCTAAATGTTCTGTCTCTGACTGCTTAGATGAGAACTTAACAAAAAATGTCAGTAGGGTTGATTCACATGTAAACCAAATGCTAGAAACGTCAGAACAGGTTACAACTACTTTGAATCCTGGAACTGCATCTGTAAATGATAATCGGGTTTTTTATGGCCTGCCAACAGAAGAAGGtgatttttctgtttctgatcTAGTCTGGGGTAAGGTGAAGAGTCATCCCTGGTGGCCTGGGCAGATATTCGATCCTTCGGATGCATCAGAGCAGGCAATGAAATACCGTAAGAAGGACAGCCTTTTGGTTGCATATTTTGGGGATAGAACATTTGCTTGGAATGAAGCATCATTGCTAAAGCCCTTTAGGGCTAATTTCTCACAGATGGAGAAGCAGACTAATCTGGAGTCATTTCGTAAAGCTGTCGATTGTGCATTGGATGAAATTGCGAGACGAGTAGAGCTGGGGCTGGCCTGCTCATGCACATTCGAAGAAGTCTATGCAAAGACTGGATCCCAAATGATTGAGAACCCTGGGATCCGGGAAGAATCAAGTAGGAGAAAGGGCATGGACGAATCCATCAGTGTAAGTTCTTTTGAACCAGAGATGCTTGTTGAGTATATCAGAGAATTAGCACTGTTTCCATATGGTGGAGTTGATAGGCTGGAACTTGTCATAGCTCAGGTGCAATTATTGGCTGTCCATCGTTCAAGGGGGTACTCTTGTTTGCCAACGTTCCAGTTGTGTGGCAGTTTGGTGGAGAATGAAGCTGACAGTTTAATCTTGGCAGAAAGCAAGCATTCAAAAGCAATTGTTGATGATTCTGCAGCTATATCTGAGAATAAAGATCAAGTACTATCTGGGAAAGTTAAATTTAAGAGTCGGGATGGCTCTTTCCGTAAGCGTAAACACACCTCAGAGGATGGTGGACATcctatcaaaaaagaaagaagcttGTCAGAGTTGATGGCTGGGAAAAAGGTTTTCTCATCTGATGATGGAAATGAGTCTGTTGATGGGAAGCCAGTTTCATCGTTGTTGGGAAAAAAGCGTAAAGCTGGTGATTCCATTCCTGATGATTCAGTGattcaaaataggaaaagaagtaTTTCCTTATCAGGAGCTGCTGATGCTGACTCTGCTCAGCCCAAGCGATCTTTCAAAGTTGGTGAATCCATTTGTAGAGTTGCAAGCCAACTGactggatcctctccaatccTTAAGTGTAGCGGTGAACGGCTCCGTAAAGTTGCAGTTAAGGTGGATCAGAACAGAGAAAGTTCTACTTGGGATGGTGATGCTGCATCTCCTAGAACTCCTGAACAAAGGAGAAAGATAGTCCTTCCAACAGAGCACTCGTCCCCAGAAGAGATGCTGTCCCAACTTTGCTTGGCTGCACGGGACCCAATAAAAGGCTATAGTTTCCTGACTACCATAATTAGTTTCTTCTCTGAATTCAGAAATTTTGTCTGCCTTGATCATGCAAGTTCTTGGAAGCACAAAATGTCTTCAGAGAAAGTAGgtggtaaaaagaaaaaaccaccCAACTCTAACATGGACTCCACTGAATCGTATAGTTTTGAGGATATGCAAGATTCTTACTGGACTGACAGGATTGTCCAAATCGGCCCTGAAGAACAACCATTGGACAAATCccagaagaaaagaggaaggcCTAGGAAAAAGATTTTTATGCTGACCAATGGAGCTGATGATTCTCATCAGTGCAGTCCTGCATTGGATATTGAGCAGCAAAATCCTTATCACAATGCTGAACAGCCAGTAGAAATTTCAGTGGGCAGTTTGGATGCAAATTCCAAGGACCCCAATTCACCAGCGGCACTAATATTGAGCTTCCCGGAGTCTGATGCAGATTCTATTCCTTCAGAAAAGAATCTGAATATAATATTTAGACACTTTGGGCCTTTGAAGGAATCTGAAACAGAAGTGCTGAAAACGACTAACTGTGCTAGAGTGGTGTTCAAGAGGCATACTGATGCAGAGGTAGCTCTCAGTAGTGCGGGGAAATTCAGCATTTTTGGACCAGTGCATGTCAGCTACAGGTTGATGTATTGGCCACCAACATCAGCTAAGGCTCCATCCTTTGCTGCAACACAACTCATAGAATATGTGGCACCACAAGGCATAGAAGATGTGGAATCACAAGGCATAGAGGATATGGCACCACAACTCATAGTAGATGTGGCACCACAAGGCATAGAAGATATGGCACCACAAAGCATAGAAGATATGGCACCAGAAGGCATAGAAGATATGGATATGGCACCGCTACTCATAGAAGATGTGGCACCACAAG GCATAGAAGATATGGTACCTGCGGGAGGCAACGAAGATATGGCACCACAAGGCATAGAAGATATGGCACCTGTGAGAGGCAGCACATCTTGA
- the LOC122648827 gene encoding uncharacterized protein LOC122648827 isoform X24, whose product MSSGSTNEASSEILDLNSEAVPLVEEEVSVVRVAESTVAITLSVDENLVEQALDTQSPAQGTNPEGETAEAGVSGEGRNLLETFAQGSDVCDGSTGAHGVRGSSEEEESADVCLIKESSERVTKKSVDAGGDGKFGGQPDVALTLKLGASDTEGLTDRVEVTEAESSMTITELTFEEIHVASGERAVELENSEVLNSKGDVPEPMDLDEKPYFPEKNQGVEVEGVGGGTEANDVRDTDPSVSLSSPSNCVHNTTLNIGNSDVNPSQDGIQELVAQIAKTPSDQVIRDQSMDLHLTEANADEGAAVTVDTNLATEAIDESKDAVLDKNQEADVQIAGACGYHQGDQRMGSPSPELGASPLVDNQSMGFDVEAIAVGGCNKLDENLTQSQSQSQPIASDSDAVNSVVDLGSCHSTDFEKKVVEEVLNEDERMEVKEIEADATHPGADENLKTVREVLKEDGGIAAKEMGDDVSNPGTDGNQKTVDEVFEEEEGSRVKEMLDDVNCRDRDGDQNTADEVFKDDEGTGVKEIADDVTHLDKDVDKMTADKVDWEAEGTKVREVGDGVTCLGTDGNLKAVDEIFRKDEGTEVKDGNQMILDDALREGEETEAKEIGTDVTHPSSDGDQRNVGEVVKEDEGPRVKEREDDAKCSVSDCLDENLTKNVSRVDSHVNQMLETSEQVTTTLNPGTASVNDNRVFYGLPTEEGDFSVSDLVWGKVKSHPWWPGQIFDPSDASEQAMKYRKKDSLLVAYFGDRTFAWNEASLLKPFRANFSQMEKQTNLESFRKAVDCALDEIARRVELGLACSCTFEEVYAKTGSQMIENPGIREESSRRKGMDESISVSSFEPEMLVEYIRELALFPYGGVDRLELVIAQVQLLAVHRSRGYSCLPTFQLCGSLVENEADSLILAESKHSKAIVDDSAAISENKDQVLSGKVKFKSRDGSFRKRKHTSEDGGHPIKKERSLSELMAGKKVFSSDDGNESVDGKPVSSLLGKKRKAGDSIPDDSVIQNRKRSISLSGAADADSAQPKRSFKVGESICRVASQLTGSSPILKCSGERLRKVAVKVDQNRESSTWDGDAASPRTPEQRRKIVLPTEHSSPEEMLSQLCLAARDPIKGYSFLTTIISFFSEFRNFVCLDHASSWKHKMSSEKVGGKKKKPPNSNMDSTESYSFEDMQDSYWTDRIVQIGPEEQPLDKSQKKRGRPRKKIFMLTNGADDSHQCSPALDIEQQNPYHNAEQPVEISVGSLDANSKDPNSPAALILSFPESDADSIPSEKNLNIIFRHFGPLKESETEVLKTTNCARVVFKRHTDAEVALSSAGKFSIFGPVHVSYRLMYWPPTSAKAPSFAATQLIEYVAPQGIEDVESQGIEDVAPQGIEDGASEGIEDMVPAGGNEDMAPQGIEDMAPVRGSTS is encoded by the exons ATGTCGTCTGGCTCCACGAACGAGGCCTCCTCCGAGATCCTCGACTTGAATTCCGAAGCCGTTCCACTCGTCGAGGAGGAAGTTTCTGTGGTAAGGGTTGCAGAATCCACAGTTGCTATCACACTGTCTGTAGATGAAAACCTAGTGGAGCAGGCCTTGGACACTCAGAGCCCTGCTCAGGGTACTAATCCCGAAGGTGAAACAGCCGAGGCTGGGGTATCTGGTGAAGGACGGAATTTGCTTGAAACATTTGCCCAAGGTTCTGATGTTTGTGACGGCAGCACTGGTGCTCATGGGGTCCGTGGAAgttctgaagaagaagaatctgctGATGTTTGTTTGATCAAAGAGAGTTCAGAAAGAGTGACCAAGAAATCTGTAGATGCGGGTGGTGATGGGAAATTTGGAGGTCAACCTGACGTGGCGCTAACGCTGAAACTTGGTGCTTCTGATACCGAAGGACTGACAGACAGGGTTGAAGTTACCGAAGCTGAAAGTTCTATGACGATCACCGAGTTGACTTTCGAGGAAATCCACGTTGCTTCTGGGGAGAGAGCTGTTGAATTGGAAAATTCGGAGGTTTTAAATTCCAAAGGAGATGTACCGGAGCCGATGGATTTGGATGAGAAGCCATATTTTCCGGAGAAAAATCAAGGCGTGGAGGTCGAGGGGGTGGGAGGAGGCACTGAAGCTAATGATGTCAGAGATACGGATCCTTCTGTAAGTCTTAGTTCTCCTTCAAATTGCGTTCATAATACCACTTTAAACATAGGTAATAGTGACGTGAATCCTTCTCAAGATGGGATACAAGAGCTAGTTGCCCAGATAGCTAAAACACCTTCTGATCAGGTAATTAGGGATCAGAGCATGGATTTACACCTCACCGAGGCAAATGCAGACGAGGGGGCTGCTGTTACAGTAGATACAAACCTGGCTACCGAGGCCATTGATGAATCCAAAGATGCAGTGCTGGACAAGAATCAGGAGGCAGATGTTCAAATTGCAGGCGCTTGTGGTTATCATCAAGGGGACCAAAGGATGGGCTCGCCTTCTCCTGAGCTTGGTGCTTCTCCGTTagtggataaccaatccatgggCTTTGACGTTGAAGCCATTGCAGTAGGTGGGTGCAATAAGCTGGATGAGAATCTAactcaatctcaatctcaatctcagcCTATTGCCAGTGATTCTGATGCGGTTAATTCAGTTGTAGATTTGGGTAGCTGTCATAGCACAGATTTTGAAAAGAAGGTTGTAGAGGAGGTTTTGAATGAAGATGAACGAATGGAGGTAAAAGAGATTGAGGCTGATGCTACTCATCCTGGTGCTGATGAAAACCTGAAGACTGTACGTGAG GTTTTGAAGGAAGATGGAGGGATTGCTGCTAAAGAGATGGGAGACGATGTTAGTAATCCTGGGACAGATGGAAACCAGAAGACTGTTGATGAGGTTtttgaggaggaggaaggaagtaGGGTTAAAGAGATGCTAGATGATGTTAACTGTCGGGACAGAGATGGAGACCAGAATACTGCTGATGAAGTTTTCAAAGACGATGAAGGAACTGGGGTTAAAGAGATCGCAGACGATGTCACACATCTGGACAAAGACGTAGACAAGATGACTGCTGATAAGGTTGACTGGGAAGCTGAAGGAACTAAGGTTAGAGAGGTGGGGGATGGTGTTACCTGTCTGGGCACAGATGGAAACCTGAAGGCTGTTGATGAGATTTTCCGGAAAGATGAAGGGACAGAGGTTAAGGATGGGAACCAGATGATCCTCGATGATGCTTTGAGGGAGGGTGAAGAAACTGAGGCTAAAGAGATCGGTACTGATGTCACTCATCCAAGCAGTGATGGAGACCAGAGGAATGTAGGAGAGGTTGTGAAGGAAGATGAAGGACCCAGggttaaagagagagaagatgatgCTAAATGTTCTGTCTCTGACTGCTTAGATGAGAACTTAACAAAAAATGTCAGTAGGGTTGATTCACATGTAAACCAAATGCTAGAAACGTCAGAACAGGTTACAACTACTTTGAATCCTGGAACTGCATCTGTAAATGATAATCGGGTTTTTTATGGCCTGCCAACAGAAGAAGGtgatttttctgtttctgatcTAGTCTGGGGTAAGGTGAAGAGTCATCCCTGGTGGCCTGGGCAGATATTCGATCCTTCGGATGCATCAGAGCAGGCAATGAAATACCGTAAGAAGGACAGCCTTTTGGTTGCATATTTTGGGGATAGAACATTTGCTTGGAATGAAGCATCATTGCTAAAGCCCTTTAGGGCTAATTTCTCACAGATGGAGAAGCAGACTAATCTGGAGTCATTTCGTAAAGCTGTCGATTGTGCATTGGATGAAATTGCGAGACGAGTAGAGCTGGGGCTGGCCTGCTCATGCACATTCGAAGAAGTCTATGCAAAGACTGGATCCCAAATGATTGAGAACCCTGGGATCCGGGAAGAATCAAGTAGGAGAAAGGGCATGGACGAATCCATCAGTGTAAGTTCTTTTGAACCAGAGATGCTTGTTGAGTATATCAGAGAATTAGCACTGTTTCCATATGGTGGAGTTGATAGGCTGGAACTTGTCATAGCTCAGGTGCAATTATTGGCTGTCCATCGTTCAAGGGGGTACTCTTGTTTGCCAACGTTCCAGTTGTGTGGCAGTTTGGTGGAGAATGAAGCTGACAGTTTAATCTTGGCAGAAAGCAAGCATTCAAAAGCAATTGTTGATGATTCTGCAGCTATATCTGAGAATAAAGATCAAGTACTATCTGGGAAAGTTAAATTTAAGAGTCGGGATGGCTCTTTCCGTAAGCGTAAACACACCTCAGAGGATGGTGGACATcctatcaaaaaagaaagaagcttGTCAGAGTTGATGGCTGGGAAAAAGGTTTTCTCATCTGATGATGGAAATGAGTCTGTTGATGGGAAGCCAGTTTCATCGTTGTTGGGAAAAAAGCGTAAAGCTGGTGATTCCATTCCTGATGATTCAGTGattcaaaataggaaaagaagtaTTTCCTTATCAGGAGCTGCTGATGCTGACTCTGCTCAGCCCAAGCGATCTTTCAAAGTTGGTGAATCCATTTGTAGAGTTGCAAGCCAACTGactggatcctctccaatccTTAAGTGTAGCGGTGAACGGCTCCGTAAAGTTGCAGTTAAGGTGGATCAGAACAGAGAAAGTTCTACTTGGGATGGTGATGCTGCATCTCCTAGAACTCCTGAACAAAGGAGAAAGATAGTCCTTCCAACAGAGCACTCGTCCCCAGAAGAGATGCTGTCCCAACTTTGCTTGGCTGCACGGGACCCAATAAAAGGCTATAGTTTCCTGACTACCATAATTAGTTTCTTCTCTGAATTCAGAAATTTTGTCTGCCTTGATCATGCAAGTTCTTGGAAGCACAAAATGTCTTCAGAGAAAGTAGgtggtaaaaagaaaaaaccaccCAACTCTAACATGGACTCCACTGAATCGTATAGTTTTGAGGATATGCAAGATTCTTACTGGACTGACAGGATTGTCCAAATCGGCCCTGAAGAACAACCATTGGACAAATCccagaagaaaagaggaaggcCTAGGAAAAAGATTTTTATGCTGACCAATGGAGCTGATGATTCTCATCAGTGCAGTCCTGCATTGGATATTGAGCAGCAAAATCCTTATCACAATGCTGAACAGCCAGTAGAAATTTCAGTGGGCAGTTTGGATGCAAATTCCAAGGACCCCAATTCACCAGCGGCACTAATATTGAGCTTCCCGGAGTCTGATGCAGATTCTATTCCTTCAGAAAAGAATCTGAATATAATATTTAGACACTTTGGGCCTTTGAAGGAATCTGAAACAGAAGTGCTGAAAACGACTAACTGTGCTAGAGTGGTGTTCAAGAGGCATACTGATGCAGAGGTAGCTCTCAGTAGTGCGGGGAAATTCAGCATTTTTGGACCAGTGCATGTCAGCTACAGGTTGATGTATTGGCCACCAACATCAGCTAAGGCTCCATCCTTTGCTGCAACACAACTCATAGAATATGTGGCACCACAAGGCATAGAAGATGTGGAATCACAAG GCATAGAAGATGTGGCACCACAAGGCATAGAAGATGGGGCATCAGAAGGCATAGAAGATATGGTACCTGCGGGAGGCAACGAAGATATGGCACCACAAGGCATAGAAGATATGGCACCTGTGAGAGGCAGCACATCTTGA